CAGCAAATCCGTCTTGATTTTGGATTGAGGTAGATTAATGATATTACTGAAATTAAATTTTTTTGGTACCATGTCGGAACCTATAGCACTGTAAAACAGGATGCATTTCCGTAAAAGTGACTGCTCAGATTCATCAAATAAACTATATTTCAGCATATTGGATACATCATAAAGATCGCGCGGGGCAGTACGATTCAGAAGCGCTACGATTTTAGATGCAAATATCTCAAGCGGGGCGACACTAAGCACTGTCATTTCTGTGTCTAACCAAGGAAGCTTGGAAGCTTAATATTTCTTTGAGATAACGGCAGGATATGGCAGCGAAGCATATAATTGATTTCTATTTTTAGGTTATCTTTCATGGAACCGGCATTCAGATATTCATAAACAAATGAATCCAAAGCGTAGTAATTCTTTGATTTTGGACTCAGCGTGTATTGGACAGCCTCCATGTATTTTCCAATACGGTTCGTGATTTGTTGTCGCATCGACAGCATTTCATCCCTTGAAGAATTTTCAGCCATGTCCAAGTCGATGTCTACAGACAAACGGGGCAGATCAAAAATGGTCAGATTGATGGCTGTCCCGCCTTTTAACGCGAGGCTATTAGCCAGTAACGGATCTGTTGCCATATAACGCAGAATATCCCCCAAACGCAGAATTTTCTCAAAGGTATCCCAGACAAATCCGAGTTTCTTTGCCTGTCTGCCAAGAGAAATCCGGTCAAATTGCATCATAATCCGATACCCCCTTGTTTATGATGTTCTGGATTGAGTCTGGTGCATATAGCTTCCATTTTTCATGCCAGGTCATTCCGTCCCGATTTTTCATCAGATACTGTTTGCTGTTTGAGATATGTTTCTGACATTCAGAAAAAAAGCTGTCTGGCAGACCGAGTGATGAGTTGAGTGCCTCGAGAATATAGCCGCATTTCTGATATAGAAATCCGTTCTGGTATAAAGCCAAAACTTGCAGTAGTTTTGTTTGATTCAAAGAAGGTATCAGTGCAAAGCAGCGAAGGGTTTCTTCAAGTCCACCGATTTTTTCTAGATCCGCAATGCTGTCAACAACTGTGCGTTCCAGATCGGTGACGCGAACATTTCCGCTTTGAACGACATGTGCATCGGTCCTCTGTGCGACACGATGGTAGCTGATGCCATTATAGGTAAAATCCGGAAAACGGCTGTTTGTAGTAACATAAGTTACGTAGAATACTTGATTGGAATAACCAAATAACTCTAAGGCACTATGATGAGAGATGCAGGCATCAGGAAACAAACTTGCGCCGATTTGATAGCGTGAACAAATGGGCTGTTTTGTTTCAAGGCTGATAACAACATATAAGTCGCGGTGCACACGTTCAATATAGCCTTTTTGCAGATACTCTCGTATCGTTGAAGCGGCGGTTGCATCACAACCGAGCATTCCGGCCAGTTTACTGCGGGAAAAACAACCAAATTCAATGAGCTTTTCATAATGCTTCACAACGCAAACCTCCTCTTCATATGTTCTCATTTTAGCACATAAAGATGTAAATTTCAATCTTTTCTTGCACTTTCTAAAAACAATAGCGCAAAATTGAAAAAAGGATTATGTGATCCTTGGTGAAGTAACCTCATAGAGTATACCTACTGCGGAGCTTTTTTTTTAAAAATATTTTTTTATGATGAAGGAATTTTTGCTTCATCATGGAATATAGGGGTAAGAGTGGGGCAAAGTGGGGAAATGTGTGGAATAAGGAGGCGGCGTCGTGTTTTTAGGAACCTATCAGCATGCACTGGACGAAAAATCGCGCCTGAGCATACCCTCCCGTTTCCGTGAGGGGCTGGGCAATCATTTCATTGCCACCTTGGGTTTAGACAAAGCGATTTTCCTTTATCCGATGACAGAATGGGTGAAAATCGAGGATAAACTGCGCAGCCTGCCAATTACAAGTTCGGATGCGCGCGCCTTCAGCCGCGTTTTCTTTTCCGGTGCCGTCGAATGCGAACCGGATAAGCAAGGCAGAATTCTTTTGCCGCCCACCTTGAAAAAACATGCCAATTTGGAAAAAGAAGCCGTCCTTTTGGGGGTTTCTTCCCGCGTGGAAATTTGGAGCCTAACGGAATGGGAACACTACCAAAGTCAGGCGGTTTCGGTTTATGAACAAACCGCAGAACATTTGGAAAGACTGGTATCCATGTAATCAGCAGCAGGGAGGAGGGATGATCTTGCGGCAATTCCGGCACAGCAGTGTTTTGCTTCAGGAAGTATTGTCAGGACTGTCACCCCATCCCGGCGGCATTTATCTCGACTGCACCCTGGGCGGCGGCGGTCACAGCGAAGCAATTTTAGAACAACTGCAGGGAGATGGCCTTGTGATTGGTTTGGATCAGGATCCCGGTGCGCTGGAGGCCGCCGGGCAACGGTTGCGGCAATACGGCAGCCTGTTTCGCCCGCTGCAAGCCAACTTCAGGAATCTTGATCGTGTTTTACAGGAGAATCAAATTACTTTGCTGGACGGCGCTTTATTTGATTTGGGCGTTTCGTCACCGCAGCTCGATGTCAAAGAACGCGGTTTTACTTTCCGGGAAAATGCGCCGCTTGATATGCGCATGGATCCGTCGGCAACTCTCACCGCCACTCAGCTGCTGGCGGATTCTTCGGAAGCCGAGCTGCGAAAAATCTTTTACGAGTATGGCGAAGAGCGCTGGAGTGCCAGAATCGCACAGTTCATTGTCGCAGAACGGCAAAAAAGGCCGATTGAAAGCTCGGATCAACTGGTGGAGATCATCAAAGCAGCGGTTCCGGCGTCTGTCCGCCGCGAGGATGGCAATGAGACGCGCAGAATCTTCCAGGCCCTGCGCATTGCCGTCAATGATGAACTGAACGCGCTGAAAATCGGCCTGAAAAAAGCGATCGACGCGCTGCGGCCGCAGGGTGTGATCGCGGTGATTACGTTTCATTCTCTGGAAGACAGAATCGTCAAAGATTTATTTCGGGAATTGGTCAACCCCTGTATCTGTCCGGCCAAACTGCCGGTCTGCGTCTGCGGACGCCAACCGATGCTGGAATTGGTTAACACGAAACCGATTTTACCCAAAGCAGAAGAGCTGCAGGAAAATCCAAGATCGCACAGCGCCAAGCTGCGCCTCGCCAGAAGATTAGCGACACCCATCATTGACTGCAAGGAGGATAGATAAAATGACATCAGCAAAACGCGCCATCATCGAGATACCGGAGATTCAGCCGGAAGAACTGATTGAACAGCAGCCGCTTAGAAAAGAAAATGTGATTGCATTTCCCCGGCAAAAACCCAAACCGCTGCCGGAAACAGTCAACCTGCCTTTGGCCAGATCGATCATTCTTTTTATCTGCGCTTTTGTGCTGGCAGGCTTCATCTCCTCCACACGTTCGGCTTATTTATACAGTATTTCACAGGCAATCGAAGCGGAACAGAGCGAAATCACAACGATGCAAAATCAGAACGAGATGCTGCGCATCAAAATCTATCAGGCTTCCTCTCTGGAAACTATCGAACAAAGGGCCATCGGACTGGGTTTTCATAAACCCGGAATGGATCAGTATCTCAAGCTGCCAGGCCTGTCTGTGAATCAATCAGACTGATCCAGAAAAACCGGACAGACCTTTGCGCTGGGAAAGCAGGATCATACCGCCCTCGATCTTCGAGCGGCGGTTTTGCAGTCTCAGAAGGAAATGCCTTTCTGCGCCCGTCTTATGCCGAACCCTGCTTTTTCTAATTGCCACAGACGTCCCATTGATTTGCCTGCGCTCGGCCGGCGGGCGTTCGCAGTAACAAAACAGCGGCTCTTGCGGATGCCTGTCAACATTGACGGGATTCTGTCTCGGGCGACCGCTTTTCCGGAGAATACATCTTGCCGAAAGGAATTTGTCAGCAAAGAACGAATCTATCTTGATACGCAATTCGAATCTGTTGCAGAGGGAGTGGAGATAATGCCTGACATGACAGTCGGTGAAATTGCTCAAGTCGTTCAGGGAACCGTCCGGGGAACGTATCAGGATAAAATCGTCACTTCAATTATTACCGACAGCCGTCGGGCGGTGGACGGCGCTTTGTTTATTGCTCTGAGAGGAGAGCGGGTGGACGGCAATTGCTTCATCGCGGAAGCCCTGGCGGCCGGAGCCGCCGCTGCCCTGACAGAGGAAGCGGAATTAGCGGATGATGTTTCGGCCATTGTTGTGGACGACTGCGTCGAAGCCATGGCCCGCTTAGGCAGATATTGTTTGGAGCAGCATCCCGTCAAGGTTGTGGCCGTCACCGGCAGCGTTGGCAAGACCAGCAGCAAGGACATGATCGCTGCCGTTTTGGCGGAAAAATATGCCGTCTTAAAAACTCAGGGCAATCTGAATACCGAAACGGGTTTACCGATCACGCTTTATCAGCTGA
This genomic stretch from Negativicutes bacterium harbors:
- a CDS encoding transcriptional regulator, with the protein product MKHYEKLIEFGCFSRSKLAGMLGCDATAASTIREYLQKGYIERVHRDLYVVISLETKQPICSRYQIGASLFPDACISHHSALELFGYSNQVFYVTYVTTNSRFPDFTYNGISYHRVAQRTDAHVVQSGNVRVTDLERTVVDSIADLEKIGGLEETLRCFALIPSLNQTKLLQVLALYQNGFLYQKCGYILEALNSSLGLPDSFFSECQKHISNSKQYLMKNRDGMTWHEKWKLYAPDSIQNIINKGVSDYDAI
- the mraZ gene encoding division/cell wall cluster transcriptional repressor MraZ, which gives rise to MFLGTYQHALDEKSRLSIPSRFREGLGNHFIATLGLDKAIFLYPMTEWVKIEDKLRSLPITSSDARAFSRVFFSGAVECEPDKQGRILLPPTLKKHANLEKEAVLLGVSSRVEIWSLTEWEHYQSQAVSVYEQTAEHLERLVSM
- the rsmH gene encoding 16S rRNA (cytosine(1402)-N(4))-methyltransferase RsmH, which gives rise to MILRQFRHSSVLLQEVLSGLSPHPGGIYLDCTLGGGGHSEAILEQLQGDGLVIGLDQDPGALEAAGQRLRQYGSLFRPLQANFRNLDRVLQENQITLLDGALFDLGVSSPQLDVKERGFTFRENAPLDMRMDPSATLTATQLLADSSEAELRKIFYEYGEERWSARIAQFIVAERQKRPIESSDQLVEIIKAAVPASVRREDGNETRRIFQALRIAVNDELNALKIGLKKAIDALRPQGVIAVITFHSLEDRIVKDLFRELVNPCICPAKLPVCVCGRQPMLELVNTKPILPKAEELQENPRSHSAKLRLARRLATPIIDCKEDR